A genomic segment from Thermostichus lividus PCC 6715 encodes:
- the ald gene encoding alanine dehydrogenase, with protein MQIGVPKERKDQEFRVGLTPAGVQALRERGHEVRIETGAGVGSGFSDESYQAAGATVVETAQQAWDAELVVKVKEPLPSEYRYLRSGQYLFTYLHLAASRELTVALVQSGVTAIAYESVEENYHHQRSFPLLTPMSMIAGRLAVQFGARFLERPQGGRGVLLSGIPGVSPGRVVILGGGIVGTEAARMAIGLGAQVSILDINLERLKYLETLFGARVEYLYSTSHQIAALLPHADLVIGAVLVPGQRPPCLVPKALVQTMRPGAVIVDVAVDQGGCVETLRPTTHSDPTYTAFGVVHYGVPNMPGAVPWTATQALMNSTLPYILRLADHGDRALELSPALAKGLVIQHHRLVHPDVRQVFPDL; from the coding sequence ATGCAGATTGGTGTCCCTAAAGAACGCAAAGACCAAGAATTTCGTGTTGGTCTCACGCCGGCGGGGGTGCAAGCCCTACGAGAGCGCGGACATGAGGTTCGTATTGAAACGGGTGCTGGGGTGGGGTCTGGGTTTAGCGATGAGAGCTACCAAGCCGCTGGGGCAACGGTGGTGGAGACCGCTCAACAGGCATGGGATGCAGAGCTAGTCGTCAAGGTCAAGGAACCCCTGCCCTCTGAGTACCGCTACCTGAGATCTGGCCAATACCTGTTTACCTATCTACATTTAGCCGCCAGTCGCGAATTGACCGTGGCACTGGTGCAATCGGGGGTCACCGCCATTGCCTACGAAAGCGTTGAAGAAAATTATCACCATCAACGCAGTTTTCCGCTACTCACCCCCATGAGTATGATTGCTGGGCGCTTGGCGGTACAGTTTGGGGCACGGTTCCTAGAGCGTCCCCAGGGCGGGCGAGGAGTCTTACTCAGCGGCATTCCCGGTGTCTCCCCTGGACGGGTGGTGATTTTAGGGGGTGGCATTGTTGGTACCGAAGCGGCTCGGATGGCGATCGGGCTGGGGGCGCAGGTGAGCATTCTGGATATTAACCTAGAGCGGCTCAAGTATCTTGAAACCCTCTTTGGCGCACGGGTGGAGTACCTCTATAGCACCTCTCATCAAATTGCGGCCTTACTGCCCCACGCAGATCTAGTGATTGGTGCGGTGCTGGTGCCCGGTCAACGTCCGCCCTGTTTAGTGCCAAAGGCGCTCGTACAGACCATGCGCCCGGGAGCCGTGATTGTGGATGTGGCGGTGGATCAAGGGGGGTGCGTAGAAACCCTGCGCCCCACCACCCACTCTGACCCCACCTACACCGCCTTCGGGGTTGTCCACTACGGGGTGCCCAATATGCCCGGTGCCGTGCCGTGGACAGCCACCCAAGCACTGATGAACAGCACGCTGCCCTACATTCTCCGCTTGGCTGATCATGGCGATCGCGCCCTTGAGCTGTCTCCTGCCTTAGCCAAGGGGCTAGTCATTCAGCACCATCGGTTAGTGCATCCCGATGTTCGGCAGGTGTTTCCTGACCTTTAA